Sequence from the Acidobacteriota bacterium genome:
GAATATGTGAAAGGGTTTGCTTCGAAAGTCGGGTCTCTTGGCCTGATTATAAAACCAAAAACAATAGTATAAACGAGAAGAAGAAGGAATGGATTAAAAAAAGACCAAAGAAACCCGAGGATTGACCCTCTATATCTTGCTTTTAGCTCTCTTGAAACAAGACTTTGAATTAAAACTCGGTATTTTAAAAGCTCTCTGATGTTTTTTATCATATAACCTTGCCATTAAGAATATTCTGCATTTCTTCAGTAAAAGTTCCATCATCCTTGTGGATTATAATTGGCTCTTCCTCAATAATCTTGTTTGAAAAAAAAACAACTTCTGTGAGAAAAAGATTTGATTTGGAATTTTTTTTTGGATAAACATATTTTATTCTTTTAATTTTTAACTTATTCTTCATGCACGCATCTTCAAAATCATCTTTTCTTTCAGTCCTAAATATAAAATAGGCTTTTCCATTTTTTTTCATTAAAGAAGATGTGACTTTCATTACATCATAAATATCGCATAGAATCTCATGTCTTGCAATTGCCTTCTCTATATCAGGATTTGTCTTTCCCTCTCCTACTTTTCTGTAAGGAGGATTAGAAAAAACCACATCGTATTTTTCATTCAAACATAATTTCCTCAGATCAGCCTGAAGAACTTTGATTTTGTTTCCAAAGTTATTTATCTCAACATTTTTTTTCGCCAACTCTACAAGGGATTTCTGTATTTCAACAGTAACAATTTTCTTAAGGGGATTTGAGTGGGTCAATATTAAAGAAATAATTCCATTTCCAGCTCCCAATTCAATTAGTTTATCGCCTTTTTTTGTCTTGATGAAAGAAGCCAAAAGAGGAGCATCTATTGAGAAACGAAATCCTTTTACTTTTTGAAGTACCTTAATTTTTCCTTTAAAAAAGGAATCAAAACTTATTTTATCGTTAAATTCTTCGATATCAGTTTCCATGATATCTTTTATAAACCTTAATTCTCGTAAGAGCTTTTTGTAATTTGATCAATGCTTTATTTAAATCAGCGGGAGAAACTTGACCTCTCATTGCTCTCTGAATAATCTCTTCAGCCCGCTTTTTTGCATCTTCAGCTCTTGTAACATCTATTTCCTCTGCTTTTTCACCCTTATGGGCAAGCACTATTACTCTAT
This genomic interval carries:
- a CDS encoding methyltransferase, whose protein sequence is METDIEEFNDKISFDSFFKGKIKVLQKVKGFRFSIDAPLLASFIKTKKGDKLIELGAGNGIISLILTHSNPLKKIVTVEIQKSLVELAKKNVEINNFGNKIKVLQADLRKLCLNEKYDVVFSNPPYRKVGEGKTNPDIEKAIARHEILCDIYDVMKVTSSLMKKNGKAYFIFRTERKDDFEDACMKNKLKIKRIKYVYPKKNSKSNLFLTEVVFFSNKIIEEEPIIIHKDDGTFTEEMQNILNGKVI